In Bufo gargarizans isolate SCDJY-AF-19 chromosome 5, ASM1485885v1, whole genome shotgun sequence, the following are encoded in one genomic region:
- the LOC122938630 gene encoding chemokine XC receptor 1-like — MEETTSSELTTPEYYTRYISPCNKEDVYAFVVLFTTILNSCFFIFGITGNILVIWILIIHEQTVSLTNLFILNLSIADLILTTCLPFFVVYHRHGWVFGPVTCKVFNVLFSLGFYSGIIFLTCLTYYRYVAIVDPLSVLKTKRHMNGVLITVLSWSVSIFACIPVMIFQVQTSLVDIAKCEYGQIYPVLISHYQQNISFFCAFCFIVYCYVRIIRTLNNSRSQMNHKPVKLILVIVALYLVSWAPYNIVLFLQSFHHHQFLMRCELTKNLEYAKYITEKIVFSHCCLNPVLYAFVGIKFRRHLKGIIKCNLHSKHKQQQGTRSVSQDHNYNEMGSVF; from the coding sequence ATGGAAGAAACAACTAGTTCAGAATTAACCACACCAGAGTATTATACTCGATACATATCACCTTGTAACAAAGAAGATGTATATGCATTCGTTGTTCTGTTTACAACTATCTTAAATTCCTGTTTTTTCATATTTGGGATAACTGGAAATATCCTTGTCATATGGATTCTTATCATACATGAACAAACGGTGTCTCTAACAAATCTTTTTATATTAAATTTATCAATTGCAGACCTTATTTTAACTACATGTTTGCCATTTTTTGTTGTATATCACAGACACGGTTGGGTTTTTGGACCTGTGACTTGTAAAGTGTTTAATGTTCTTTTTTCTCTGGGATTCTACAGTGGAATTATTTTCTTGACATGCCTAACATATTATCGTTATGTTGCAATAGTGGATCCATTATCAGTTCTCAAAACAAAAAGACATATGAATGGAGTACTTATTACTGTGCTTTCTTGGTCTGTTAGTATTTTTGCTTGTATTCCTGTTATGATTTTCCAAGTTCAAACATCGTTGGTTGATATTGCCAAATGTGAATATGGTCAAATATACCCAGTGTTGATTAGTCACTATCAacaaaatatttcttttttttgtgctttttgttTCATTGTATACTGCTATGTCAGAATAATTAGGACATTGAACAATTCTCGATCACAAATGAATCATAAACCAGTTAAACTAATTCTTGTTATTGTTGCACTATATTTGGTCAGTTGGGCACCTTACAATATTGTATTGTTCCTACAGTCATTTCATCATCACCAATTTCTCATGAGGTGTGAACTTACAAAGAACCTTGAGTATGCAAAATATATTACTGAGAAAATAGTATTCTCTCATTGTTGCCTCAATCCTGTATTATATGCATTTGTTGGAATTAAATTCAGAAGGCATTTAAAAGGCATTATAAAATGTAACCTGCACAGCAAACATAAACAACAGCAAGGGACTAGAAGCGTTTCCCAAGATCATAATTATAACGAGATGGGTTCAGTTTTCTAA